A region of the Methylobacterium nodulans ORS 2060 genome:
CCCGGCTCTGCCACGGCGACCTGCTGATCCAGCTCTGCGCCAACACCGCCGACACCGCCATCCACGCGTTGCGCGACGTCATCCGCACCACGCCCGGCCTCCTGGCCCTGCGCTGGAAGCGCGAGGGCTTCCTGCCGCCGCACGTGGTCAAGCGGGCAGGCCAGGACACCGTCCGCAACATGCTGGGCTTCAAGGACGGCACCGCCAATCTCGACACCCGCGACGCGGAGCTGATGGACCGCCAGGTCTGGGTGGCGCCGCATGACGGCGAGCCGGCCTGGGCGGCGAACGGCTCCTATCAGGTGGTCCGCCTCGTGCGGAACCTCGTCGAGCGCTGGGACCGCACGCCGTTGCGCGAGCAGGAGCGGATCATCGGCCGCCACAAGGACACGGGAGCGCCCCTCGGGGAGACGCGCGAGCACGCGATTCCCGACTACGCCTCCGATCCGACGGGCGAGCGCACGCCGCTCGACGCGCATATCCGGCTCGCCAATCCGCGCACGCCGGAGACTGCGAGCAGCCTGATCCTGCGCCGCGGCTACAACTACTCCGCCGGGATCTCCGCCTCCGGCCAACTCGACATGGGCCTGATCTTCGTCTCGTTCCAGCGCGATCTCGATGCGGGCTTCGTGGCGGTGCAGAAGCGGCTCGATGGCGAGCCGCTGGAGGAATACATCCGGCCGGTCGGCGGAGGCTACTTCTTCGCCCTGCCGGGCGTCACGGCGCCGGATGGCTTCCTGGGCCAGAGCCTCCTCGTCGACGCGTGATCCGGTTTCCGGACGCTTCGTTCGGAGACCGTATCGGTTCACCACCGGCTGTGCCGACCCTGACCTCTTGCATGTTTGACGGGCCGACCAGCGCACCAAGCTGTGAGGTGCGTCGCGGCCGGTGGCCACCGGCCGCGACGCGGGCGGCCGGGATCGATCTCCCTCTAGGATTGGCACCGTGGGAAAGCAGGATCCGGCCGCCCTCTGGCTCTTGTCCTGAACAGATGCTGGGGAGCAAGTCCCGTATGCAAGGCAAGGAAGTGTCCAAACAAGAGACCGCGGGCAAGTCTAGCGTGGGGATCGACGTCAGCAAGAGCTGGCTCGACGTCCACGTCCTCCCCTCCGGCCAAGCCCAGCGGTTCGCCAATACCGAGGTCGGCATCCGGCAGCTCAAGCGCTGGCTTGGGCGCTTTGCTCTGGGGCTGGTCGTGGTCGAGGCCACCGGCAAGTGGCACCGCCAGACCCGCCGCAGCCTGCATGCCTCGGGCCTGCCGGTCGCCGTCGTCGATCCGTTTCGGGTGCGCATGTTCGCCAAGGCGCAAGGCATCTGGGCCAAGACCGATCGGCTCGATGCCCGCGTGCTGGCGCAGTTTGCCGCGGTGATGGCCCCCCCGCAGCGCCCGCCGGCCTCGGACGCGCTCGAAGCGCTCCAGGAACTGGTCGCGGCCCGCGACAGCGCCGTGGCCGAACAAACCGCCCTCAAGAACCAGCTGGCCGCGGCCGCAAGCCCGTTCCTGATCCGCCAGCTCCAGGACCGTCTGGCCAGGATCGCCGCGGACATCGAGGCCCTTGCCGGCGAGATCCGCCGGCTCATCGCGGCCGATCCCGGACTGGCCCGGCGGCATGCCATCCTGGTCTCGATCCCCTCGATCGGGGACACGATCGCGGCCACCCTGGTGGCCAGCCTGGCCGAGCTGGGCACCTGCAGCAGCCGGCAGATCGGCCTGCTGGCGGGCCTGGCGCCGGTCGCCGACGATTCCGGCGCGCGCCAGGGCGTGCGGGTCATCTGGGGCGGCCGCCCGCCCGTGCGCCGCGTCCTCTACCTCGCGGCGCTCTCGGCCGCCCGCCACAACGCCGGCCTGAAAGCCTTCCACGAACGCCTGATCGCCAACGGCAAGAAGCCAAAGTGCGCCATC
Encoded here:
- the efeB gene encoding iron uptake transporter deferrochelatase/peroxidase subunit, which gives rise to MTLGSPSRRALLRGLAAGTGAAALKPAAGHAAALEEADGTYDRQPFRGIHQAGILTPQPASALFVAFDVLAEDRGELARLFRILTERFAYLTEGGRVPSLDPRLPPADSGILGPEVRPDNLTATVAVGASLFDDRYGLGPVKPRGLRPMDRFPNDSLDARLCHGDLLIQLCANTADTAIHALRDVIRTTPGLLALRWKREGFLPPHVVKRAGQDTVRNMLGFKDGTANLDTRDAELMDRQVWVAPHDGEPAWAANGSYQVVRLVRNLVERWDRTPLREQERIIGRHKDTGAPLGETREHAIPDYASDPTGERTPLDAHIRLANPRTPETASSLILRRGYNYSAGISASGQLDMGLIFVSFQRDLDAGFVAVQKRLDGEPLEEYIRPVGGGYFFALPGVTAPDGFLGQSLLVDA
- a CDS encoding IS110-like element ISMno29 family transposase codes for the protein MQGKEVSKQETAGKSSVGIDVSKSWLDVHVLPSGQAQRFANTEVGIRQLKRWLGRFALGLVVVEATGKWHRQTRRSLHASGLPVAVVDPFRVRMFAKAQGIWAKTDRLDARVLAQFAAVMAPPQRPPASDALEALQELVAARDSAVAEQTALKNQLAAAASPFLIRQLQDRLARIAADIEALAGEIRRLIAADPGLARRHAILVSIPSIGDTIAATLVASLAELGTCSSRQIGLLAGLAPVADDSGARQGVRVIWGGRPPVRRVLYLAALSAARHNAGLKAFHERLIANGKKPKCAIIAVARKLAVLANSLIAQDRLWTPNQPQQA